Proteins from a single region of Syntrophales bacterium:
- a CDS encoding AMP-binding protein → MSDFQVDKRWLNHYDPNVPQTMNYETMTYVEQFRKVVEAYPDKPAIIYMGKRITFRELDDLSDRVARYLVRGGLKPDDVIGLHLPNIPAHYISIVGIQKAGCVSTGLSPLLTPGELVNQIRDSGTKMIFTIDLLYGKIAEIADRIDTRTVVVSGIADFLPGVKRVLGNLLKKIPTAEVAPLAGKVTVKFTDVIRETPPGPVSVPRSLDDAIFIMYTGGTTGPAKGAVLTHRSYMCNRQQVLAWTDILAEDTILSAFPLFHIAGLALGGFSMAHGTTQVCVPNPRDTHFIIEAIKAYQPHYIVNVPTVFYELMKNPEFKRLDMKNLKWCLSAAAPFPKESIGELESIIGKGNFIELYGMTETSPVTSCNPRYGVKKAGSIGMPLSDTEFVLLDPGTGQPVKQGEPGEIVVRGPQLMKEYFKKPEETAGTIRNGWLYTGDIAVMDEDGYFSIVDRLKDMVIVSGFKVFTRELDEVLAKHPDVAQAASVGIPDPERPGSERVASAIVLKAGVEKSETQRAAIVQYLKEQVASYKIPKQIEFMDELPTSGVGKVLKREIKAMMTEKRED, encoded by the coding sequence ATGAGCGATTTTCAAGTCGACAAGCGCTGGCTGAATCACTATGACCCGAACGTGCCGCAGACCATGAATTACGAAACCATGACCTATGTCGAGCAGTTCCGGAAGGTGGTGGAGGCATACCCGGACAAGCCGGCGATCATCTACATGGGAAAGCGGATCACCTTCCGTGAACTGGACGATCTGTCCGACCGGGTCGCCCGCTACCTCGTCCGGGGCGGGCTGAAACCCGACGACGTCATCGGCCTGCACCTGCCGAACATTCCCGCCCACTACATCAGCATCGTCGGCATTCAGAAGGCGGGGTGCGTCTCCACCGGGCTGAGCCCGCTCCTGACGCCGGGCGAACTGGTCAACCAGATCCGGGACTCCGGCACGAAAATGATCTTCACGATCGACCTGCTCTACGGGAAGATCGCCGAGATCGCCGACCGGATCGACACGAGGACGGTCGTGGTATCCGGAATCGCCGACTTTCTGCCGGGGGTGAAACGGGTCCTGGGAAACCTCCTGAAAAAGATCCCCACCGCGGAAGTCGCACCGCTGGCCGGGAAAGTGACGGTGAAATTCACGGACGTCATCCGGGAGACGCCCCCGGGACCCGTGAGCGTGCCCCGCAGCCTCGACGACGCGATCTTCATCATGTACACGGGCGGCACAACGGGCCCGGCCAAGGGTGCGGTTCTCACCCATCGGAGCTACATGTGCAACCGGCAGCAGGTCCTCGCCTGGACCGACATCCTGGCGGAGGACACGATCCTGTCGGCGTTCCCCCTGTTCCATATCGCCGGACTCGCCCTGGGCGGTTTCTCCATGGCCCACGGCACCACGCAGGTGTGCGTGCCCAACCCCCGGGACACGCACTTCATCATCGAGGCGATCAAGGCCTACCAGCCGCACTACATCGTCAACGTCCCGACGGTCTTTTACGAACTCATGAAGAACCCCGAATTCAAGCGCCTGGACATGAAGAACCTGAAGTGGTGCCTCAGCGCCGCCGCTCCGTTTCCGAAGGAGAGCATCGGAGAACTGGAGTCCATCATCGGGAAGGGGAATTTCATCGAGCTCTACGGGATGACGGAAACATCCCCGGTGACCAGTTGCAATCCCCGTTACGGGGTGAAAAAGGCCGGCTCCATCGGCATGCCGCTGTCGGACACCGAGTTTGTCCTCCTCGACCCGGGGACAGGGCAGCCGGTCAAGCAGGGCGAGCCCGGGGAGATCGTCGTCCGGGGTCCGCAGCTCATGAAAGAGTATTTCAAAAAGCCCGAGGAGACAGCCGGAACGATCCGGAACGGCTGGCTTTACACCGGCGACATCGCGGTCATGGACGAGGACGGTTATTTTTCCATCGTGGACCGGTTGAAGGACATGGTCATCGTCTCCGGGTTCAAGGTGTTCACCCGGGAGCTGGACGAAGTGCTCGCGAAGCACCCCGATGTCGCCCAGGCGGCCTCGGTGGGCATCCCGGACCCGGAGCGCCCCGGATCAGAGCGCGTCGCCTCCGCCATCGTCCTGAAGGCGGGCGTCGAAAAGAGCGAAACGCAGAGGGCCGCCATTGTCCAGTATCTGAAGGAGCAGGTGGCGTCGTACAAGATCCCGAAGCAGATCGAATTCATGGACGAGCTTCCCACGAGCGGCGTCGGCAAGGTCCTCAAGCGGGAGATCAAGGCCATGATGACCGAAAAGAGAGAAGATTAA
- a CDS encoding transglutaminase-like domain-containing protein, which translates to MSPDRTPDGNPRSSLPARWPWAAGALVLALFLILLAVRMDWIPRSLKPAGIQAGQAGGMVERDLWMSILQNGRKIGYTHRVTESSPEGWKVREDVSMRINTMGYRQNIRFRTTGDLHTDLTMKAFTFDLQSSLFRFSARGSVEGDTLVVTAGPPGEGKGARYQLQSAPRLSAGILEAVWAAKLGEGEQRTFHVFDPVAMGQRPVTVTAGGEENVEIGGARHRARRYDVDFMGARQTAWIGNQGDVLKESGVLGITLERTTRERALEDLSPDASADLTDVASVMPDRPLNHPADLNRLQIRLSGADVPNLALDGDRQSFKGGAVTVAKEALQPAGPTERAFVVRGAYLGSDPFIQSDDRLILAQAREIVDPKVPDSIKILKIVDWVFRNIEKKPVLSIPNALETLQNRVGDCNEHAVLVAALGRASGIPTVVEAGLVYQRGRFYYHAWNAFYIREWDRWITADAVFNQVPADVTHLRLIRGDMDRQMDLLGLIGRLRIEILSAS; encoded by the coding sequence ATGAGCCCCGATCGCACCCCGGATGGAAATCCGCGCTCTTCGCTTCCGGCCCGCTGGCCCTGGGCGGCGGGGGCGCTCGTCCTGGCGCTGTTCCTGATTCTGCTGGCCGTCCGGATGGACTGGATCCCCCGGTCCCTCAAACCGGCCGGCATCCAGGCAGGGCAGGCAGGCGGCATGGTCGAGCGGGATCTCTGGATGAGCATCCTCCAGAACGGCCGGAAGATCGGCTACACCCATCGGGTCACAGAGTCTTCCCCGGAGGGGTGGAAGGTTCGGGAAGACGTATCCATGCGGATCAACACCATGGGATATCGCCAGAACATCCGTTTCCGCACGACCGGCGATCTCCATACCGACCTGACCATGAAGGCGTTCACGTTCGATCTCCAGTCCAGCCTGTTCCGCTTTTCCGCCCGGGGTTCCGTGGAGGGAGACACCCTTGTCGTCACCGCCGGGCCGCCGGGTGAGGGAAAAGGAGCTCGTTATCAACTCCAGTCGGCCCCGCGCCTGTCGGCGGGAATCCTGGAAGCAGTCTGGGCGGCGAAGCTCGGGGAAGGCGAGCAGCGCACGTTCCATGTCTTCGACCCTGTGGCGATGGGGCAGCGTCCCGTGACGGTGACCGCCGGTGGGGAGGAAAATGTGGAGATCGGGGGAGCGAGGCACCGGGCGAGGCGATACGATGTCGATTTCATGGGCGCCCGCCAGACCGCCTGGATCGGGAACCAGGGAGACGTGCTGAAGGAATCGGGGGTGCTGGGCATTACCCTGGAGCGGACCACCCGGGAGCGGGCACTGGAGGACCTTTCCCCGGATGCGTCGGCGGACCTGACCGATGTAGCCTCCGTAATGCCCGACCGGCCGCTGAATCATCCTGCCGACTTGAACCGGCTCCAGATCCGCCTGAGCGGGGCGGATGTGCCGAACCTCGCCCTTGACGGAGACCGGCAGAGTTTCAAGGGCGGCGCCGTCACGGTGGCGAAGGAGGCCCTTCAGCCGGCCGGACCGACGGAACGGGCATTCGTGGTCCGGGGTGCCTACCTGGGGAGCGATCCCTTCATCCAGTCGGACGACCGGTTGATCCTGGCTCAGGCCCGCGAAATCGTCGATCCGAAGGTTCCCGATTCCATCAAGATCCTCAAGATCGTCGACTGGGTCTTCCGGAACATTGAGAAGAAGCCTGTCCTCTCCATTCCGAATGCCCTCGAGACCCTCCAGAACCGGGTTGGAGATTGCAACGAGCATGCCGTCCTCGTGGCGGCCCTGGGACGCGCCTCGGGTATTCCCACGGTGGTCGAGGCGGGACTGGTGTACCAGCGGGGGCGGTTTTACTACCATGCCTGGAACGCCTTCTACATCCGGGAATGGGACCGATGGATCACCGCCGACGCCGTGTTCAACCAGGTGCCCGCCGATGTGACCCATCTCCGCCTCATCCGGGGCGACATGGATCGGCAGATGGACCTCCTGGGCCTGATCGGACGGTTGCGCATCGAGATCCTTTCCGCATCGTAG
- a CDS encoding ABC transporter ATP-binding protein, translated as MIELKQLSKRYGQTLAVDRLDLSVPPGEIFGFIGPNGAGKTTTIRMMGGILAPTGGSVRIGGISMAEDPVRAKRAIGFIPDRPYLYEKLTGMEFLRFSADLYGAAGTGFRQKAGALLEQFSLAGWADELVEAYSHGMKQRLIIAAALLHDPRVLIVDEPMVGLDPGGIKMVKDLLRDLAGRGTTVFMSTHTLQVAQDVCHRIGVIHRGRLIALGTTGELQKTSGAGEADLESVFLVLTAEEAK; from the coding sequence ATGATCGAATTGAAACAGCTCTCCAAGCGGTACGGCCAGACCCTGGCGGTGGACCGGCTCGACCTGTCGGTGCCGCCGGGGGAAATCTTCGGCTTCATTGGGCCCAACGGGGCCGGCAAGACCACGACGATCCGCATGATGGGCGGAATCCTGGCCCCCACCGGGGGGTCCGTGCGGATCGGGGGGATCTCCATGGCGGAGGATCCCGTGCGTGCCAAGCGGGCCATCGGCTTCATTCCCGACCGTCCCTATCTGTACGAGAAGCTCACGGGAATGGAGTTTCTCCGCTTCTCCGCCGATCTCTACGGTGCGGCGGGTACGGGCTTCCGTCAGAAGGCCGGGGCGCTCCTGGAGCAGTTCTCCCTTGCCGGCTGGGCGGACGAACTGGTGGAGGCGTACTCCCACGGGATGAAGCAGCGGCTGATCATCGCCGCGGCGCTTCTCCACGATCCCCGGGTCCTCATCGTCGACGAGCCCATGGTTGGCCTGGACCCGGGAGGCATCAAGATGGTGAAGGACCTGCTCCGGGATCTGGCCGGGCGGGGAACCACCGTCTTCATGTCGACCCACACCCTCCAGGTGGCCCAGGACGTGTGCCATCGAATCGGCGTCATCCACCGGGGCCGCCTCATTGCCCTGGGGACGACGGGTGAACTGCAGAAAACATCGGGCGCCGGTGAAGCCGACCTCGAATCGGTCTTCCTGGTCCTGACGGCAGAGGAAGCGAAGTAA
- a CDS encoding MBL fold metallo-hydrolase gives MYVHFWGTRGSLPVSMTAEAVRGKIRRALLESRKHKIETDRDVEAFLETLPFPVRGTYGGNTSCVEIGGGKETVLCDAGTGLRDFGNAFLKSGRGSGNHNAIFHLFITHVHWDHIQGFPFFVPAYLPGNQIVIYGVHRDLRRSFTHQQDPPFFPAPLSSMRGDIRFVTIEEDRDYEIAGLTVRAIQQNHPGDSYGYSFTGNGRKIVFATDAEHKRENSPGADGIVEFFRNADLLIFDAQYTLLDAIDTKENWGHSSNLTAVEIAVLAGVKRLCLFHTEHSYSDEVIEQFCRDTRKYLKIHAEAELPPLEIMAAYDGLRIEV, from the coding sequence ATGTACGTCCACTTCTGGGGAACGCGCGGATCCCTGCCGGTTTCCATGACGGCGGAGGCGGTCCGCGGCAAGATCCGCCGAGCCCTGCTGGAGAGCAGGAAACACAAGATCGAGACCGATCGCGACGTGGAGGCGTTTCTGGAGACGCTGCCCTTTCCCGTCCGGGGCACCTATGGCGGCAATACGTCCTGCGTGGAGATCGGAGGGGGGAAGGAGACCGTTCTCTGTGACGCCGGCACGGGGCTCCGGGACTTCGGCAATGCCTTTTTAAAGTCCGGTCGAGGCTCCGGAAACCATAACGCCATTTTTCACCTGTTCATCACCCATGTCCACTGGGATCATATCCAGGGGTTCCCGTTCTTCGTCCCGGCTTACCTGCCGGGGAACCAGATCGTCATTTACGGTGTTCACCGGGACCTCAGGCGCTCCTTCACGCACCAGCAGGATCCACCTTTTTTCCCGGCGCCGCTTTCATCCATGAGGGGGGACATCCGGTTCGTCACCATCGAGGAGGACAGGGACTACGAGATCGCCGGACTGACGGTTCGGGCGATCCAGCAGAATCACCCGGGAGACTCCTACGGGTACTCGTTCACCGGAAACGGCAGGAAGATCGTCTTTGCCACCGACGCGGAGCACAAAAGGGAGAACAGCCCGGGTGCGGACGGAATTGTGGAATTCTTCCGCAACGCCGACCTGCTGATCTTCGATGCCCAGTACACCCTGCTGGACGCGATCGACACCAAGGAGAACTGGGGGCACTCGAGCAACCTGACGGCCGTGGAGATCGCCGTGCTGGCGGGAGTGAAACGACTGTGCCTGTTCCACACGGAACACAGCTATTCCGACGAGGTGATCGAACAGTTCTGCCGGGACACGCGGAAATACCTGAAGATCCACGCCGAGGCCGAGTTGCCTCCCCTGGAGATCATGGCGGCCTACGACGGCCTCAGGATCGAGGTCTGA
- a CDS encoding ABC transporter ATP-binding protein yields the protein MLKITNLETTYHDVILALKGISLTVPAGAIVALLGSNGAGKTTTINTVCGIRKTLNLEVEDGTMEFAGSIINDRAPHEIVALGISQVPEGRRIFAELTVEENIRIGSWRIDRRRYPENRERVLRHFPVLRERGRQLAGYLSGGEQQMLAIARALVAEPRLLIMDEPSLGIAPIVVREIFEIIHRINVEEGTTILLVEQNANAALSVAGYGYIMENGRIVMEGSAAELRESRDIREFYLGLTEVGTRKSFRDVKHYRRKKRWLS from the coding sequence ATGCTCAAGATCACCAATCTCGAGACAACCTACCATGATGTCATCCTGGCGCTGAAGGGCATCTCGCTCACGGTCCCGGCAGGTGCGATCGTCGCTCTTCTCGGCTCCAACGGGGCGGGAAAGACGACGACCATCAATACCGTCTGCGGGATCAGGAAGACCCTGAACCTGGAAGTCGAGGACGGGACGATGGAGTTTGCGGGGTCGATCATCAACGACCGGGCGCCCCACGAGATCGTGGCCCTGGGGATCTCGCAGGTTCCCGAGGGAAGGCGGATCTTCGCGGAGCTGACCGTGGAGGAGAACATCCGGATCGGGTCGTGGCGGATCGACCGCAGGCGCTACCCGGAGAACCGCGAGCGCGTGCTCCGGCATTTCCCGGTCCTCCGGGAGCGGGGGCGGCAACTGGCGGGATACCTGAGCGGCGGCGAGCAGCAGATGCTGGCCATCGCAAGGGCCCTGGTGGCGGAGCCCCGGCTTCTCATCATGGACGAGCCCTCCCTGGGGATCGCACCGATCGTGGTCCGGGAGATCTTTGAGATCATCCACCGGATCAACGTGGAGGAGGGGACCACGATTCTCCTTGTTGAGCAGAATGCAAACGCGGCCCTGTCCGTCGCCGGTTACGGCTACATCATGGAGAACGGGCGCATCGTCATGGAAGGGTCGGCGGCGGAACTCCGGGAGAGCAGGGATATCCGCGAGTTCTACCTGGGCCTGACGGAGGTGGGGACCCGGAAGAGCTTCCGGGACGTGAAGCACTACCGGCGGAAAAAGCGATGGCTTTCGTGA
- a CDS encoding ABC transporter ATP-binding protein, which translates to MAFVKDAGAELLALEDLSIHFGGIRALENVSLSVREGEIYSIIGPNGAGKTTLFNCISGIYRYQRGTIRFAGESITGRKPHEIARLGVGRAFQNIALFRGMTVLDNLLSAREPILRYGLVEAALFWGRCRREEIRSRDAVEEIVEFLDLQAVRKLPVGSLPYGVQKRVELARALAMSPRILLVDEPVSGMNLEEREDMARYLIDINEEMNITIVLIEHDMGLVMDLSDRVSVLNFGTRIAEGTPDEIAGNPEVIQAYLGA; encoded by the coding sequence ATGGCTTTCGTGAAGGACGCGGGTGCGGAACTTCTGGCGCTGGAGGACCTGTCGATACATTTCGGCGGCATCCGGGCCCTCGAGAACGTCTCCCTCTCCGTGCGGGAAGGGGAGATCTACTCCATCATCGGCCCCAACGGGGCCGGAAAAACGACCCTCTTCAACTGCATCAGCGGAATCTACCGGTACCAGCGGGGGACCATCCGCTTCGCCGGGGAATCGATCACCGGCCGGAAGCCTCATGAGATAGCCCGCCTGGGCGTCGGCCGTGCCTTCCAGAACATTGCCCTCTTCCGGGGCATGACAGTCCTGGACAACCTGTTGTCGGCCCGGGAGCCGATCCTCCGCTACGGCCTGGTCGAAGCCGCCCTGTTCTGGGGAAGATGCCGGCGGGAAGAGATCCGGAGCCGCGACGCCGTCGAGGAGATTGTCGAATTCCTCGATCTCCAGGCGGTTCGGAAGCTGCCCGTGGGGAGCCTCCCCTACGGAGTCCAGAAGCGTGTGGAACTGGCCCGGGCGCTGGCCATGAGCCCCAGGATCCTGCTGGTCGACGAGCCGGTGAGCGGCATGAACCTGGAGGAGCGGGAGGACATGGCGCGCTATCTCATCGACATCAATGAGGAGATGAACATCACCATCGTGCTGATCGAGCATGACATGGGACTTGTGATGGACCTGTCCGACCGGGTCTCCGTTCTGAATTTCGGAACGCGGATCGCCGAGGGGACACCCGACGAAATCGCCGGGAATCCCGAGGTGATCCAGGCGTACCTGGGAGCGTAG
- a CDS encoding branched-chain amino acid ABC transporter permease — protein MEKVLEIAFNGMSMGAIYALLALGFVMIFKSTGVLNFAQGELAMAGAFLCFTFATLAQLPYVLSFLLALGAAAVLGCIVDVVFFRRMVGEPVFSTIMVTVGLASILTSMAGFLWGHDVYSIVSPFTDKTADLGGLVVSQGSLYTMAVSVVLFLLLLLFFNRSLLGIAMKGTAEDADTAGLMGINVKRIHALAWILGAVLAAVAGIFLAEQSFVRLSMSHTGIKAMAAAILGGMESVGGAILGGLLIGIIESLAASYLSGLELGNFHFGDIKDVAAFAIMILVLMIRPHGIFGRKKVERV, from the coding sequence ATGGAGAAGGTGCTGGAAATCGCATTCAACGGAATGTCCATGGGCGCAATCTATGCGCTGCTGGCGCTCGGATTCGTCATGATCTTCAAGTCCACGGGCGTTCTGAACTTTGCCCAGGGGGAACTGGCCATGGCGGGGGCCTTTCTATGCTTTACCTTCGCCACGCTGGCACAACTCCCCTATGTCCTGTCCTTTCTCCTCGCGCTGGGCGCCGCTGCCGTTCTGGGATGCATCGTGGACGTCGTCTTCTTCCGGCGCATGGTGGGGGAGCCGGTCTTTTCGACGATCATGGTCACCGTCGGGCTGGCCAGCATCCTCACCTCCATGGCGGGATTCCTCTGGGGGCATGACGTCTACTCCATCGTCTCCCCCTTCACGGACAAAACGGCGGACCTGGGCGGCCTGGTCGTCTCCCAGGGATCCCTGTACACCATGGCCGTATCGGTTGTCCTCTTCCTCCTGCTTCTCCTCTTCTTCAACCGTTCGCTCCTGGGGATCGCCATGAAGGGAACGGCGGAGGATGCGGACACGGCGGGCCTGATGGGCATCAATGTGAAACGGATCCACGCCCTGGCCTGGATCCTCGGAGCGGTGCTGGCCGCCGTGGCGGGGATCTTCCTGGCGGAGCAGAGCTTCGTCCGCCTCTCCATGAGCCACACGGGGATCAAGGCCATGGCGGCGGCCATCCTCGGCGGGATGGAGAGCGTCGGCGGCGCCATCCTGGGAGGGCTTCTCATCGGGATCATCGAGAGCCTGGCGGCCAGTTACCTGAGCGGACTGGAGCTGGGGAACTTTCATTTCGGGGATATCAAGGACGTCGCCGCCTTTGCGATCATGATCCTGGTCCTGATGATCCGTCCCCACGGAATCTTCGGCCGGAAGAAGGTGGAGCGCGTGTAA
- a CDS encoding branched-chain amino acid ABC transporter permease — protein MGRSFKTSYGADMALLQNLWVKIWLALLLLILATVPFLLTRYQLSILNEILIAVIGALGLNLLTGFTGQISLGHGAFLAIGAYTTALLTGELGVPFVVSLPLSGCMAALLGLVVGIPSLRLKGLYLALGTLAFGFIVEYILFHWDLTQGDRGLPVPPMSLGGFAADTEREVFLVLTVLAILAVLAAKNIARTKIGRSFCAIRDRDIAAEAMGIPLARYKIMAFGISAFYAGAAGCLVAHYQKWIVPGLFDLSLSLAYIAMIVLGGLGTILGSILGALLISGIPHGITYAVDAFKETHPALSGLIVDFKLGIFGLIIVLTLLFEPRGLFGIYQRAKTYWKTWPFRY, from the coding sequence ATGGGACGATCCTTCAAGACGAGCTACGGAGCCGACATGGCCCTGCTCCAGAACCTCTGGGTGAAGATTTGGCTGGCCCTGTTGCTGCTGATCCTCGCCACCGTCCCGTTCCTTCTGACACGATACCAGCTCAGCATCCTCAACGAGATCCTGATCGCCGTCATTGGGGCGCTGGGCCTGAACCTCCTGACGGGATTCACCGGCCAGATCTCGCTGGGCCACGGCGCCTTCCTGGCCATCGGGGCCTACACGACGGCCCTCCTGACGGGCGAGCTCGGCGTTCCGTTTGTCGTTTCCCTGCCCCTGTCCGGGTGCATGGCGGCCCTCCTTGGATTGGTCGTGGGGATTCCCTCCCTGCGGCTGAAGGGGCTGTACCTGGCCCTGGGCACCCTGGCCTTTGGTTTCATCGTCGAGTATATTCTATTTCACTGGGATCTGACCCAGGGGGACCGGGGGCTGCCTGTGCCGCCCATGAGCCTGGGGGGATTTGCCGCCGATACGGAGCGGGAGGTGTTCCTTGTCCTCACCGTCCTCGCCATCCTGGCTGTCCTGGCGGCAAAGAACATCGCCCGGACGAAGATCGGCCGGAGCTTCTGCGCGATCCGGGACCGGGACATCGCGGCGGAGGCCATGGGCATTCCGCTGGCCCGATACAAGATCATGGCCTTCGGCATCAGCGCCTTCTATGCCGGGGCTGCCGGCTGCCTGGTGGCCCACTACCAGAAATGGATTGTTCCAGGCCTCTTCGATCTTTCGCTCTCTCTTGCCTATATCGCCATGATCGTGCTGGGAGGTCTCGGAACCATCCTGGGGTCGATCCTCGGGGCGCTTCTGATATCGGGGATTCCCCACGGCATCACGTACGCGGTGGACGCCTTCAAGGAGACCCACCCGGCGTTGAGCGGACTGATCGTGGACTTCAAGCTGGGAATCTTCGGCCTGATCATCGTGCTCACGCTCCTCTTCGAGCCGCGGGGCCTCTTCGGAATCTACCAGCGGGCAAAGACGTACTGGAAGACGTGGCCTTTCCGTTATTGA
- a CDS encoding ABC transporter substrate-binding protein produces MKKRTVLSALVAGMLIGLIVASGSWAADVRGVTDKSVKIACLVDLSGPGKYGGPPVADAFRDYVAWVNDTGGINGRKIELVVEDNGILPNTTMAAARKVLLKDGVFAIAFNLGSAGASAIVPICQENKAVLMPHGANKKFYHPGNKWVFVPHTAQYDMATRAVEYVLEKTPKARIGIIYQDDDFGREGLEGARAAASFKKTALVKEAPYKTGTIDFTPHMNAMREAKVDTIVLWTYLPQSAAIIKQKARMGWNVSLISNNTTGVPPLFALAGEQADGYMLVTPYAPGWMDLPGIRRIKKINAKYGDPKKTLGNPAYPDYLYLAAWGYIESFGEGLRKAGRDLTPDSFVRGLESIQNHDMGGLCPNITFGPKRHVSSFSSLILKADGKKKRFVIVDPIREPKTPR; encoded by the coding sequence ATGAAGAAGAGAACCGTCCTGTCCGCCCTTGTGGCGGGAATGCTGATCGGCCTGATCGTTGCGTCCGGTTCATGGGCCGCCGATGTGCGGGGCGTCACCGACAAGTCCGTCAAGATCGCGTGCCTGGTCGACCTGTCCGGGCCGGGCAAATACGGAGGACCTCCGGTGGCCGATGCCTTCCGGGATTACGTCGCCTGGGTCAACGACACCGGCGGCATCAACGGCCGGAAGATCGAGCTGGTCGTGGAGGACAACGGAATTCTTCCGAACACCACCATGGCGGCCGCCCGAAAGGTGCTCCTGAAGGATGGTGTTTTCGCCATCGCCTTCAACCTCGGGAGCGCCGGAGCCAGCGCGATCGTTCCCATCTGCCAGGAGAACAAGGCCGTCCTGATGCCCCACGGTGCGAACAAGAAGTTCTACCACCCGGGCAACAAGTGGGTCTTTGTCCCCCACACGGCGCAGTACGACATGGCGACCCGGGCGGTTGAGTATGTCCTGGAGAAGACCCCGAAGGCACGAATCGGCATCATCTACCAGGATGACGACTTCGGCCGGGAAGGCCTGGAAGGCGCCCGGGCGGCAGCGTCCTTCAAAAAAACGGCTCTCGTGAAAGAGGCTCCCTACAAGACCGGCACCATCGACTTCACGCCTCACATGAATGCCATGAGGGAAGCGAAGGTGGACACGATCGTCCTGTGGACTTACCTGCCCCAGTCGGCGGCCATCATCAAGCAGAAGGCCAGGATGGGCTGGAACGTCAGCCTGATCTCCAACAACACCACCGGGGTTCCGCCTCTTTTCGCCCTGGCTGGCGAGCAGGCCGACGGCTACATGCTCGTCACACCCTACGCGCCGGGGTGGATGGATCTGCCAGGCATCCGGCGGATCAAGAAGATCAACGCAAAGTATGGCGATCCGAAGAAAACACTCGGCAACCCGGCCTATCCAGATTATCTCTACCTTGCCGCCTGGGGTTACATCGAGTCGTTCGGCGAAGGGCTCCGCAAGGCCGGCCGCGACCTGACGCCGGATTCCTTCGTCAGGGGCCTGGAGAGCATCCAGAATCACGACATGGGCGGCCTGTGCCCGAATATCACCTTCGGGCCGAAGCGGCACGTCAGCAGCTTTTCCAGCCTGATCCTGAAGGCGGACGGGAAAAAGAAGCGTTTTGTCATTGTCGATCCGATCCGCGAACCGAAGACGCCCCGGTAG
- a CDS encoding nitronate monooxygenase translates to MKEPAKIRTELTEMLDIDYPIIGAPMFLVSYEELAAAVSLAGGLGTLPLPNFRTVEDLKRTLEAVRRATDRPIGVNIHLSGKFAWREQLAVCLDYGVRFFLTSLGDPQLILEAVHGKGGVVFADVVSLRQAVRAREKGVDGLVAVGSAAGGHAGTTPTLVLVPYLREKTGLPVVAAGGISTGAQMAAALAVGACGVVVGTRLIATPEARTAETYKEAIVRADPDDIVLSDRITGNPANWLADSIRAFEERPDPASKRWRDFWSAGRSVAQVEEIRPAGEIIREMAASYVKTVRLLDGTLAG, encoded by the coding sequence ATGAAGGAACCGGCGAAAATCCGGACGGAACTCACGGAGATGCTGGACATCGACTATCCCATCATCGGGGCGCCGATGTTCCTTGTCTCCTATGAGGAACTGGCGGCGGCGGTCTCCCTGGCCGGAGGGTTGGGAACGCTGCCGCTGCCGAATTTCCGGACCGTCGAGGATCTGAAGCGGACCCTCGAAGCGGTTCGCCGCGCCACCGACCGGCCCATCGGAGTGAACATCCACCTGTCGGGCAAGTTTGCCTGGCGGGAGCAACTGGCGGTCTGCCTGGATTACGGCGTTCGATTTTTCCTGACGTCCCTCGGAGACCCCCAGCTTATCCTCGAAGCCGTCCACGGGAAGGGCGGTGTCGTGTTTGCCGACGTGGTTTCGCTCCGCCAGGCCGTCCGCGCCCGGGAAAAGGGCGTCGATGGCCTGGTGGCGGTGGGATCCGCCGCGGGAGGGCACGCCGGAACGACCCCCACCCTGGTTCTTGTCCCTTATCTGAGAGAAAAAACCGGGCTGCCCGTTGTAGCCGCCGGCGGCATCAGCACGGGCGCCCAGATGGCGGCGGCTCTCGCCGTAGGGGCATGCGGCGTCGTCGTGGGGACGCGGCTGATCGCCACCCCGGAGGCCAGGACGGCCGAGACCTACAAGGAGGCGATTGTCCGGGCCGATCCCGACGACATCGTCCTGAGCGACCGGATCACCGGCAACCCGGCCAACTGGCTGGCCGACAGCATCCGGGCCTTCGAGGAGCGGCCCGATCCCGCCTCGAAACGCTGGCGGGATTTCTGGAGCGCCGGACGAAGCGTGGCCCAGGTGGAGGAGATCCGGCCTGCCGGAGAGATCATCCGGGAGATGGCGGCTTCCTATGTCAAGACGGTCCGCCTCCTCGATGGGACGCTTGCGGGATAG